The proteins below are encoded in one region of Gaiella occulta:
- a CDS encoding glycosyltransferase family 2 protein: protein MTATTVVIPSWNGADLLADCLAALWRQTLPPGEVIVIDNGSTDGTAAMLAEAFPEVRLVGLDRNRGFAAAVNAGIRASDTPLIALLNNDAVAEPGWLAALVEAADGERVGMVASKIVDAADPGRIEGIGLEVDPEGNPRQIGRGEPDGPGFVRCREVFGPIAAAALYRRQLLDEVGLFDEDFFAYLEDVDLAWRARRAGWRCLYAPGAVVAHRRGSTGRRIPRRVSYLAWRNHPWLLAKNADRRMLVRFALRQPLRDVADLARLLAARRPLDALVLVSARAAALARLPRMLRRRRNGARARRWRAA from the coding sequence ATGACGGCGACCACCGTCGTGATCCCGAGCTGGAACGGCGCTGATCTGCTTGCCGACTGCCTCGCGGCGCTCTGGCGCCAGACGCTCCCGCCGGGGGAGGTGATCGTCATCGACAACGGCTCGACGGACGGGACAGCGGCAATGCTCGCCGAGGCGTTCCCCGAGGTGCGTCTGGTCGGACTCGATCGCAACCGGGGGTTCGCGGCGGCCGTCAACGCGGGGATCCGCGCGAGCGACACACCGCTGATCGCCCTCCTCAACAACGACGCCGTAGCCGAGCCCGGATGGCTGGCCGCGCTGGTCGAGGCGGCGGACGGGGAACGTGTCGGCATGGTCGCGTCCAAGATCGTCGATGCGGCCGACCCGGGGCGCATCGAGGGGATCGGCCTCGAGGTCGATCCGGAGGGGAATCCGCGCCAGATCGGCAGGGGCGAGCCCGACGGGCCGGGGTTCGTCCGCTGCCGCGAGGTCTTCGGCCCGATCGCCGCCGCGGCCCTCTACCGGCGGCAGCTGCTCGACGAGGTTGGCCTCTTCGACGAGGACTTCTTCGCCTACCTGGAGGACGTCGACCTCGCCTGGCGGGCCAGGCGGGCGGGCTGGCGCTGCCTGTACGCGCCCGGCGCGGTCGTCGCCCACCGGCGCGGGTCGACCGGGCGGCGGATCCCGCGCCGCGTCAGTTACCTGGCCTGGCGCAACCACCCCTGGCTGCTCGCTAAGAACGCCGACCGCCGGATGCTGGTGCGGTTCGCGCTGCGCCAGCCGCTCCGTGACGTGGCCGACCTCGCCCGGCTGCTCGCGGCGCGGCGGCCGCTCGACGCGCTCGTTCTCGTCTCTGCGCGGGCGGCGGCGCTCGCCCGGCTGCCGCGGATGCTGCGGCGGCGCCGAAACGGCGCGCGGGCGAGACGCTGGAGGGCGGCGTGA
- a CDS encoding class I SAM-dependent methyltransferase — MSATAAPDRLASGADERFVTCRRCGADDPALVVCSGDRLLGLPGGFRVVRCRRCGFLYTNPQLGEAALARHYPPEYPPYHPPPNGQAEPDGRLRAGLRAGVLEARRYPARGDGGRLRWRAAGTLASRLLSQRFVWLPPFVPGGTLVEVGSATGAYLAEMRALGWDVVGIEVDPAASATARQRHGLDVRTGTVEQAALPDGYADVVVMRMVLEHVRDPRRTLSELRRVLKPGGRLLLSVPNAGSLEARLFGSAWYGWDLPRHLSHFTPASLAALLSEAGFGRVRVRHLANANNLAGSLHYRRGGLGAPRHPGRALRVGAAVASVAHSAGRIAAEAEARPARTVICPRCGPGSVATTVLEGTDMLAGVPGVYEVVRCTRCQFLLTWPQPSSLDELAALYPPAYPNYRRGPDVGPPARLTARWRRSLQIAFLARRGYPTPDRPGRVARIAAARVRPLAPRLRRFPPYTPGGIALDVGCGPGHELAELRDHGWHVIGVELDPATAARARQEHMLDVRTGTMEDAAFEDESVDVVFFRHVLEHVSDPLATLRETRRVLRPGGRVCIEVPNAGSWEAWFFGPRWRGWELPRHLSHFTPGTLRDLLDRAGFAAAEVTHVPSGRTVVASLGLVARRPGPFWRAVRACLARAHTPLSSAVTPAAWLACVMGRSGLIWVEARRGDRSP, encoded by the coding sequence TCGTCCGCTGCCGCCGCTGCGGCTTCCTGTACACGAACCCCCAACTCGGCGAGGCCGCCCTCGCGCGCCACTACCCCCCCGAGTACCCTCCGTACCACCCGCCGCCGAACGGGCAGGCCGAGCCTGACGGCCGGCTGCGGGCCGGGCTGCGAGCCGGTGTCCTGGAGGCGCGTCGCTACCCGGCGAGGGGCGATGGCGGCAGGCTTCGGTGGCGAGCCGCGGGGACGCTCGCCAGTCGGCTCCTGTCCCAGCGGTTCGTGTGGCTGCCGCCGTTCGTGCCCGGCGGGACCCTCGTAGAGGTCGGCTCCGCCACCGGCGCCTACCTGGCCGAGATGCGGGCGTTGGGCTGGGACGTCGTCGGAATCGAGGTCGACCCGGCGGCGTCGGCGACGGCGAGGCAGCGACACGGCCTCGACGTCAGGACGGGGACCGTCGAGCAGGCCGCGCTGCCGGACGGCTACGCCGACGTCGTCGTCATGCGCATGGTCCTCGAGCACGTGCGCGACCCTCGGCGGACGCTCTCCGAGCTGCGACGGGTCCTCAAGCCCGGTGGGCGCCTGCTGCTGTCGGTGCCCAACGCGGGCAGCCTGGAGGCCCGCCTGTTCGGCAGCGCCTGGTACGGGTGGGACCTGCCGCGGCACCTCTCCCACTTCACCCCGGCAAGCCTGGCCGCCCTGCTGAGCGAAGCCGGGTTCGGCCGGGTCCGCGTGCGTCACCTGGCCAACGCCAACAACCTGGCCGGAAGCCTCCACTACCGCAGAGGAGGGCTCGGGGCGCCCCGTCACCCGGGCCGGGCGCTCCGGGTCGGCGCCGCCGTGGCCTCGGTGGCGCACAGTGCTGGGAGGATCGCGGCCGAGGCCGAGGCTCGCCCTGCCCGCACCGTCATCTGCCCCCGCTGTGGTCCGGGCTCCGTCGCCACGACGGTCCTGGAGGGGACGGACATGCTCGCCGGTGTCCCCGGCGTGTACGAAGTGGTGCGCTGCACGCGCTGTCAGTTCCTGCTCACCTGGCCGCAGCCAAGCTCGCTCGACGAGCTTGCCGCCCTCTACCCGCCCGCGTACCCGAACTACCGGCGAGGTCCGGACGTGGGGCCTCCGGCACGGCTGACAGCTCGCTGGCGGCGCAGCCTCCAGATCGCGTTTCTTGCCCGCCGGGGCTACCCCACACCGGACAGGCCGGGGCGAGTCGCCCGTATCGCCGCCGCGCGGGTGCGGCCGCTGGCGCCCCGGCTCCGTCGCTTCCCGCCGTACACTCCGGGAGGCATAGCCCTCGACGTCGGGTGCGGGCCGGGCCACGAGCTTGCCGAGCTGCGCGACCACGGCTGGCACGTGATCGGCGTGGAACTGGACCCGGCAACCGCGGCGCGCGCCCGCCAGGAGCACATGCTCGATGTGCGGACCGGCACGATGGAGGACGCGGCATTCGAGGACGAGAGCGTCGACGTGGTCTTCTTCCGCCACGTGCTCGAGCACGTGTCCGACCCTCTCGCGACGCTGCGGGAGACCCGGCGGGTGCTGCGCCCTGGGGGGAGGGTCTGTATCGAGGTTCCCAACGCCGGTAGCTGGGAGGCCTGGTTCTTCGGTCCTCGCTGGCGCGGATGGGAGCTGCCGCGGCACCTCTCCCACTTCACACCCGGTACGCTCCGGGACCTGCTCGACCGAGCCGGGTTCGCGGCGGCGGAGGTCACCCATGTCCCCTCGGGCCGCACGGTCGTGGCGAGCCTGGGTCTGGTCGCCCGCCGGCCGGGACCGTTCTGGAGAGCGGTACGGGCGTGCCTCGCCCGCGCCCACACCCCGCTCTCGTCGGCGGTCACCCCGGCAGCGTGGCTGGCCTGTGTGATGGGACGGAGCGGGCTCATCTGGGTGGAGGCGCGACGGGGGGACCGCTCGCCATGA